The DNA sequence tgcatttatgaagataatgcagcttgcatcgaacagatgaagataggatatatcaagggtgataatacaaaacacatatcgccaaagtttttctacaatcaacaacaacaggctctcctcaagattcaagtgaatcaagtaaggtctgaggagaatgtagcagatttgtTCATCAAATCATTGtttaaggccatatttgagaaacatgtgaaaatcataggaatgcgaagactttctaagctcccctgattaatgtaagtatcagggggaggtgtagacgtcagggggagtctaacacacacatgtcatactcaaatgtaaaaggtgcgttgtgctcttttccttcgaccaatgtatattttttgtcccatagggtttttattgttatttggCAAGGTTATTAGTGAGGCAATAACTTATGCTCCATttagtctttgacttggcacaagggggagtgttaaaggaaaaacacattatgtgtcttcgtcaaagtgattgaaggagaaggaatcaaggaattagcaaTTACTATCAATCAGCAaggattacggatcaatcagcatttaatgttataattgtaattgatatttccgttgcaattctctctctatataaaggggctatgaaatgaaatgaaatgagtagaccaattccaatctcaatttacttttacaaataacatATTATACAGTTGTTCTATTTGTAAGGTATGTATTAATAAGGTACCTGATCATTAgaatacttttttttatttttagataatTTGATTTCAGGTATGTATCTAACATATAGGAGGCTTAGTTTTTGGTTTATACATTCGATTACAGCCATTATAGCCTAAATGTTAATGGGTTTcgcattttttttattttttgaataggcctgaggggcaataatatcaTTCATCACAAGctagaataggccgttacatacccttccactGCCAGTTAAGGACATaggcagacaagaagatagtggtagtacccacaatggtacatagaaatagacataCTCATTAGACATCAAATATGTAAAGATAGCGAGGATCCTCcattggtactacgccggaggcgctagagatctaggttcctaatacaataaacattattgtaattagacaaaagcaAAAAACATAGGGTTGGGCCAAGGGCCTAAATCCTAGCCCAAATAGCAATGGATTagagcaaaaccctagcccaacagTTCGCGGCCCAACTGGGGTAGTCCACCAAGGAAGCTTGCTCCAGGCCCAGCAGCTTGATTCTGGCCcagtccaccatcttcttccaTTCCCTTGTCGTCCGTCACCTTCTGGCAGTGTTCCAGCCTATCCATATCGCCGATCCTCGTAGACACGATCCACGCCGCTGACCATCGTCTTCCCGAGCCATGCCGTCGATATGCATCATCATGGAACAACCCTGTCCTCGTTCTGGGTTCTCACATCCAAGAGACCCGTCGCAGGGACCGGTTACCGACCGGTAACAGCATGATCTGATCCTCCACCACAAGCCCAGCCTAACCGAAACTGACCAAACCGGGATCACAACCCCTATGACAAAATCCTATGGGTGTTAGATATTGATCTCCGTTTTGGCAGCAACCCCATGACCTGGGGAGGCCGGAGGCCACCCAAACGTCATGGTGTTGCCGGACGAGCACAATGTTGTAGCAAACGGAGAACTCCaggatttagggtttttcaAGGGGAGAGAGTTGAttgtaatatttttattttaatgggTTTTGTATAACATCTCTGTATtagaatttattattatttcctgTATCATACCTCTTTGTTAGGTTTTCTATTATATTATATCTATGATTGTATAAACAAAAATGTTACACCTATGATTGTGGTATATATCATTGCGTGTCGATCTCTAATAAGCTTGAACGTTTCTATTATTTAAGTCCtacctacatatatatatttagtagGTACATTAGACATGTATTATTTGAGAGAATGTAAAAGGGCAAATTGGATATTTTATAAGGAAAAACTATTGATTATATATAGGCCTACAGTTTATATGGAaggttttctttttatatatttattattatttttttttttatgaatcaCTCTATATAGAAGGTTTATCAATGTGATTTCGGTGTAAATTACAAGAAATGTATGTATGGGTTTTTTCTAATAGAAGGTTGAATTTTTGGGtctatatctaattttctcatTTTTAAGGTGTAGTACTGTTGGTGTATCTTGCTTTTGTGATCCATCATCCATGATTCAGTATGGACTTCGACTTGAACACATTCATGTCGATGTCTTCTTTGGTAAACTTGTGCTCCGACATGTTTCCTAGGTATTTTGGGTAAAAGGAAATTCTTCTACCCTTTTAAGAAGGTGCTCATTTGCCATCAAACGTTTATTTTTCACTACACTATGGACAGAAGTACCAAATGAGGCCATGCCATGATGAAGTATAATTTTTTCCCGATCGAGTCAAGATAATACAAGTATCATGTTGGAAGTTAACCCTTAACACAAaagtataaaaagaaaaaataggccAGCTAGAATTTTTGGTCTTGCCACATGCCGTCATCTGCTGATAATATTTGGTCGTAGCAAAAGTTTTATTAGAACAACATAAAGACTATGCATGGTCTAGCTTGTCCATAACATACAACCAATCCAAAGGACCAAACGGTCAAAAGACGAGAGCAACAACTAAAGTTTAGCCAAAACCATCATTTGCTGATGACTTTAACTAAATTCATTATAGTTAAACATATATCAGGATCATAAGTTTCGTTGAGCTGTTCTTCTTGTTCatctccataaaaaaaaaaaaaggatcggAAAAGCACTCTTCTGTACTTGCTTGGGACATAAGGTATGTTGTTTAGGGCAAGTAGGTTAGCATTTGTCCAAAATCCTCACACACTTCTTTGATATATAGACTGCTGCAGAGTTTCGTAACCATATTTCAGataaaattttcaaccaaaagaaattcaGATAAATAGCTCTCATAGCACTCGcttagaaaaaaaatgtgaaaaacGATTTTACATACCCCCATTCTGTTGCTCTTATGTGTGCCTCTTAAGTTTGTTGGTCAGCTCGGCTTAGCTGAAGGTGGATGGGGAGATGTGACTCCTCACTTGTGCTCATGCCAAAGGGAATACAACCACTTCCACTTTCGGGATTCAGAGCGCTTGTGCCAAAAACCTGATATAAGAAAccttataattaattaatccTGCTTATTATCGTATCTTTTTCAAATAAggtaatgaggccttataattTCTTGacggtgcgtttggatgagaaaattatgaaatccgtaggaatttataaatgatggaatctttaattccatcaatctaaaattgcATGTTCTAACTAAAGCAGAatatatattcttcttctttaattccAATTTTTCTTGAAAACTGAGGTTTATTACCTTCTTGTACAGTTCCATATTTTGTTGATGAATAAAATTTCCCTGTAAGGAACAGATAAGAAGGAAACACTGATAAGGATAATAGTAGCACTTGGTAGGTACTAGGAAGTGTAACAAGgaataattaaatatttgttCTGGGAAAAACCTTCTTATTTAGGTCTTCAATTTCATCGGTCAATATTTTTTCCTGCAAGAGATTAAATTCATGTTATTTATCAGACTTACAGTATACTGAAAATTGATAGTCCTATGGGATTCTGCAACATatccaaaaacaaataaagaaaagaaggaaatgaATATATTTAGAGACCGAAGCCTATGAACTGACCTTTTTCAGACGAATTCCCTGCAGACTGATTTCTAATTGATTTTCTAGACCCTTTAGCTCTTTTATAGTTAAACCACCAAGCTGTTCTCCCATGAACTGCCTGCATAGATATCGGAATCTGGATTAGTCTAATATATAGGTATTGATCTTCAATTTACTACAATGAAACTAAGATAAGCAGTTTGGATCATATGCTCACTTGTATCTTTCACCtggttatatatatgttgttaagCAGATTAGCAAGTTATTGGAACATATGCTCAATGATATCATTTTCGCTTGAATACATATGCACATTATACATTATTGTCTTTATGTGTGTTTTCAAATATAATTGTAAAATTATAAAATGAAGGAGAAAGATTGTACCGGTGGTTTTCTCGCAAGTTCTGTAGTTGCTCCCGTAAGAGGGTGACTTCCCTTTGCCAAAACTAGCAAGTATGATAACTCAAGTTATATGCAACATTTTAAAAAAGCATTAATATATCCTTTCGAATAAAAAGAAATGAAGTTCTTTTAGATATATGGCTGAAGCATGTGACTGAAGAAATAACCTTCAAACCGGTTTCAAAAGAAGCAAAAATCAACAGTACAAGCTATTCAGCCCCCTTGGTTGCATATATGCCATTGGAAACTTACGTCTTGCTCATCAAGATcatcatttaaatttttttagatTAGTAATTTTTCACATCGCTACAAGGGTAATTTGTTTACTAAACATCTTTCTTGCAGCATGTGTACAATTTGGTTTAGCTGATTGTTCCAACATATTCTACCAGTACGTCTTAATCAAGACAAACGAACTATCATATAATGGAATTATGTTACTTCAGTATTCCATCATCAGGACTTTGTTTCAGAAGATAAAATGTACAGCTCTACATCCCTGGCAGCTGAAATTTCAAAGATGGTTTAACGTCTTTTAGGTGGAGAATGCAACTACCCCTAATCTTATCTCTTCATGGTGGAGAATGAATACTTGACATGCATGTATTTGGTGTTCCAATGTGTGTTAGCACACAACTACGTTACTACATATCTTTGTAGTCAATCGAGAAATATATCCATATGTATATAACAAACACAAGTTTTTGCTCCGAACATAACCAAATGTACGAAGTTATCACAATCAGGTTGAAGTCAAACTAACTTAGTTAGTTGATCAGTGCCAAGGAAATTGATATACTACTATGTTATATTTTCTCTTTATGCCTGATGGTGGGGTAGAATGTAAGCTTTTCTGAcatctagaatttttttttttaaatctcaaAGAAATTCTGATATATGTTCAAGATTCAGGAAAAACTTAAATCTACAGATTGACATAATTCCATTAAAGAATAGTTCGTTCGACTTGCTCAAGCAGGACTCTAGAATATTgtactattttctttgtttgtgatCCATGGAAGTACGGGGTCGGcttgggtaccttggtgtttgccatacccttttttttttttttttttttacttttagtaaattaatatagtggaaacctactgaactaGTCAACAGGTTATCCAATTAAATATCAacatgtgtcatttttaaaaataaaatttaccatattaacaacacactctttcttgatatgtaacattgttaaaaatcatgtaacaagtattgtcaaaataataaattacacatagttgaactacaattacgacttatgacaatagttgttgtggttattgtaattgagtggtcaaagatgtaaatatcatatttggacaacttttatcaaatttagaaccttgagtatcaagtggagaagctccttacaatactgagttgttacatatctttgggtctaattttaattttaccatgttcacaacacaaatgttgtcggaattgtaaaatggtcggtaatcttgtaaatggtatagtttttgaagtaattactacaatcagaacaaaagttactgcTTTACACCAATAATTGCaagttatggtaaaatatgtagtcattgagtaattattccattaatgataaaaatataaagatttaccactttgacaacaaatttgttgttgcacttgttaaattgtccataaattagtacattagtttaggttgagtaattactataaataggacaaaagttaccgcttttacatcaattgttgtgattgtgataaaatgtgtagtcattgtagtaatcatttcattaatgataaaaacataaagatttaccactctgacaacaa is a window from the Rosa chinensis cultivar Old Blush chromosome 2, RchiOBHm-V2, whole genome shotgun sequence genome containing:
- the LOC112190368 gene encoding MADS-box transcription factor 23 encodes the protein MGRGKIVIRRIDNCTSRQVTFSKRRKGLIKKAKELAILCDAEVGLLIFSSTGKLYECASNSMKLVIERYNKTKEENQQLLNPASEMKFWQREVTLLREQLQNLRENHRQFMGEQLGGLTIKELKGLENQLEISLQGIRLKKEKILTDEIEDLNKKGNFIHQQNMELYKKVFGTSALNPESGSGCIPFGMSTSEESHLPIHLQLSRADQQT